One genomic region from Danio aesculapii chromosome 24, fDanAes4.1, whole genome shotgun sequence encodes:
- the LOC130218754 gene encoding suppressor of cytokine signaling 6 produces the protein MKKISLKTIRKSLNIKGKEDGDFVMLQQPSIAAEFTKDDTLFGGCYTKGLVGCDLNGEDEKGHKNRSKSESLMGTLKRRLSTKQKAKVKGGSSAVGSGDDDDTFSSSSVPISFNEVKAQRPLRSSSLRSHHYSPSPWPFRPVGSEEACIKMEVKVKAMVHSPNPSPSLNGIRKEFHDIQLEGLFQDQSESLKDMETQSGNLRLSIEDHVPIGLTPQDYIQYTMPLDEGMYPDSSAQSFCLDGPSPMEVGVQVESGSLHIDQGPDGHDIMASDILMEHSINGHLADAPAMVLSNSRADTPLFSPSLSPLSTIDIPRTLSGFSSADSHVVERVRHHLNFDPNSAPGVSRVYDSFQSSGPMVVTSLTEELKKLAKQGWYWGPITRWEAEEKLINLPDGSFLVRDSSDDRYLLSLSFRSQGKTLHTRIEHSNGRFSFYEQPDVEGHTSIVDLIEHSIKDSENGAFCYSRSRLPGSATYPVRLTNPVSRFMQVRSLQYLCRFVIRQYTRIDLIQKLPLPNKMKDYLQEKHY, from the coding sequence ATGAAGAAGATCAGTCTGAAGACGATCAGAAAGTCACTTAACATAAAGGGCAAAGAAGATGGGGATTTTGTCATGCTCCAGCAGCCATCTATAGCTGCCGAGTTCACTAAGGACGACACGCTCTTTGGAGGCTGTTACACCAAAGGGCTGGTAGGTTGTGATCTTAATGGAGAGGATGAGAAGGGTCATAAGAACCGATCGAAGAGCGAGAGTCTTATGGGCACTCTAAAGAGGAGACTATCAACCAAACAGAAAGCGAAAGTCAAAGGTGGCTCCTCCGCAGTGGGCTCTGGAGATGACGACGACACATTCTCTTCTTCGTCGGTCCCTATAAGCTTTAATGAAGTCAAAGCCCAGCGACCCTTAAGATCCTCCTCCCTCCGAAGCCATCATTACAGCCCTTCGCCATGGCCTTTCCGTCCCGTCGGCTCCGAGGAGGCTTGCATCAAAATGGAGGTGAAGGTCAAAGCTATGGTCCACTCTCCCAACCCCAGTCCCTCCCTCAATGGCATCAGAAAGGAGTTCCATGACATCCAATTAGAAGGTTTGTTCCAGGATCAGAGCGAGTCTCTAAAGGACATGGAGACTCAAAGTGGCAACTTGCGTTTGAGCATTGAGGATCACGTGCCTATTGGACTCACACCTCAGGACTACATCCAGTACACGATGCCTTTAGATGAGGGAATGTACCCAGATTCTTCTGCCCAGTCCTTTTGTTTAGATGGACCTTCGCCAATGGAAGTGGGTGTTCAGGTTGAATCGGGCTCTCTGCACATTGACCAGGGCCCGGATGGTCATGATATCATGGCATCTGACATTCTTATGGAGCATTCGATAAACGGACACCTCGCTGACGCTCCAGCAATGGTCCTTTCCAATTCCCGAGCCGACACACCTTTGTTTTCTCCTTCTCTGTCACCTCTTTCCACCATCGATATTCCAAGGACCCTCTCCGGGTTCAGTAGTGCAGACTCTCATGTTGTTGAGAGAGTGAGGCATCACTTGAACTTTGATCCCAATTCCGCCCCCGGTGTTAGCAGGGTGTACGATTCTTTCCAAAGCAGCGGACCCATGGTTGTAACAAGCCTTACGGAGGAACTTAAAAAACTGGCCAAGCAGGGTTGGTACTGGGGACCTATAACTCGATGGGAGGCTGAGGAGAAGCTTATCAACCTTCCAGATGGCTCTTTTTTAGTGAGGGACAGTTCAGATGACCGCTATCTCCTCAGCCTGAGCTTTCGGTCACAGGGGAAGACGCTTCACACCAGGATCGAGCACTCCAATGGCAGATTCAGCTTTTACGAGCAGCCAGATGTAGAAGGTCACACTTCCATCGTAGATCTCATCGAGCATTCGATAAAAGACTCAGAAAACGGCGCATTCTGTTATTCCAGATCCCGTCTGCCGGGGTCCGCCACGTACCCGGTTCGGTTGACCAATCCCGTCTCTCGGTTCATGCAAGTGCGTTCGCTGCAATATCTTTGCCGCTTTGTCATCCGACAGTACACGCGGATAGATCTGATTCAGAAACTGCCTTTACCAAACAAAATGAAAGATTATTTGCAGGAGAAGCACTACTGA